CGCACCGATTAAAAGGCTTTAGAACCTCTACGAACGACTTCCGAAACCGCTAACAAAAGAAGAGGCAAAAATGAGGCAGAATCGTTTTGGAAATATTTTTTTGACTATTTTATTGGATCGGGACTTTTTTTCCCGTCTTCAAGAAGAGGAAATAGATCTTTCCGAACTTGCAGAGTTAGGAGTTGTTTTTCTAGAGGACTTTGAAAAGTCCGGGAGGTGTTTTTTGTCGACTGAAAGAGAAAAGATTTCCACCTCGTTATTAATTCGGAAAAGTTCTTATTTACAAATTTTTAATTATTGTTTCCATAGTTTTCGTTCGTTCGATTCGTTGATGGAAGAGATTTTGCATAACGTATATCTGGATTTTCACTTACGTTTGAATCAAAAGCCGGATTCTCTTCTTTTTGACAAATACGGCGTATTTCATCCCAAAAACTTTCTTCAACACAATAATATCGTATTTGAGGAAAAATCGTCATGTTAAAACGATCCGAATACATCGAAATCGATTCCATTTCTTCGGTAGATCCTAACGCGCTTTCCTTGGGCCAACTCAGTCAAAAATTTATCGATAAACAAGGGAACCGCTTTGCTCTTCGATTCAACCGAAATACCCGAAGAGCAGAATTCGTGAGAATTACTTTAGAATCTCCGAATGAAGCTCAAAAGCACAAACACGTTCCCCATCCGACTCATAGCCGACAAAGTGTAAAACCGATTCCCGTGCAAAAAATCTCTTCTTTGCAGGAGATTATGACCAAAACCCAGGAACAATCTTCCGTAAAAATTCCGAAGTCGAACTCAGACTCCGCCCAAACGACCAACGAAGTGGAAGTTCAAAAAAACGTCTTTCAAAAGACCGCTCCGGATCGTCATAAATCTCAAGAAAGTTCCGGTTTAGACTTAGAAACAATGGATCTCAACATCCTGGAAAGTCCCGCCCCCAAACAGGACTTAGGTGAACCTTTCTTAAAAATGGAATACGATTCCGTTCCTTCCTTCATTGAAGTAGACGTCATTGAAAAAAAAATCTCCGAACTTGCAAAGATGAAGGAAAGAATCAATTCTGTTTTGAACAACCTTCAGAATTCGAAAATTTTCGAAATCACGGGAGACCCTTCCGAAAATAAAAATATCGTTGGAAACTTAAACCGGGAATTCGACATAGAATTTTTTCAGAAACTGGATCGAATTTTGAACTACCACAAAGAGCTGACCACATATCCAAGATCCGTAAATTACTACACTGCAAAATACGAATCCTCTAGAAAACAAATCCTCCAGTCCAAAAATACCGACGGCGAGAAACTTAAACTCGTGACTCTTTGGGAGATGCAGGAATTGATGTTTGGATTGGTTCAAAAACTGAAAAAAATGGTTTTAAACACCTTGAACATTCTAAACATGAAAAACGACAATCATATCAAACAGCTTTCATACAATCAGCAACAAATGTTCCGAGATTCCAGAACCGCGCTTCTGTATTGTTCCGAAGATATATCTTCTTTGCTTATTTCCTTGGAAAGATGGGTCGATACTGAATAGGAGAGATCTCCTATG
The nucleotide sequence above comes from Leptospira weilii. Encoded proteins:
- a CDS encoding LIC_10450 family protein, whose protein sequence is MLKRSEYIEIDSISSVDPNALSLGQLSQKFIDKQGNRFALRFNRNTRRAEFVRITLESPNEAQKHKHVPHPTHSRQSVKPIPVQKISSLQEIMTKTQEQSSVKIPKSNSDSAQTTNEVEVQKNVFQKTAPDRHKSQESSGLDLETMDLNILESPAPKQDLGEPFLKMEYDSVPSFIEVDVIEKKISELAKMKERINSVLNNLQNSKIFEITGDPSENKNIVGNLNREFDIEFFQKLDRILNYHKELTTYPRSVNYYTAKYESSRKQILQSKNTDGEKLKLVTLWEMQELMFGLVQKLKKMVLNTLNILNMKNDNHIKQLSYNQQQMFRDSRTALLYCSEDISSLLISLERWVDTE